Proteins encoded by one window of Nyctibius grandis isolate bNycGra1 chromosome 15, bNycGra1.pri, whole genome shotgun sequence:
- the WBP2 gene encoding WW domain-binding protein 2, producing the protein MALNRNHSEGGGVIVNNSENVLMTYDHIEITFSDIEPMPDAFKGTKKGSVFLTPYRVIFVSKGKDAMQSFMMPFYLLKDCEIKQPVFGANYIKGTVKAEAGGGWQGSATFKMTFSAGGAIEFGQRMLQVASQVSRGEIPSGAYGYSYVPNGSYGFAPAVANGAYAYPPPPPEFYPGPPVVDGNMGYMQLPPPPYPGPMEPPVTGPDQPTTSAAEAKAAEAAASAYYSPVNQHNVYMPADQPPPPPYFPPEDKKKQ; encoded by the exons atgGCGCTGAACAGGAACCACTCGGAGGGCGGCGGCGTCATCGTTAACAACAGCGAGAA CGTTTTGATGACCTATGATCACATAGAAATTACCTTCAGTGATATCGAACCTATGCCAGATGCCTTCAAAGGGACCAAGAAAGGGAGTGTTTTCTTGACTCCCTACCGA gttaTCTTTGTGTCGAAGGGAAAGGACGCtatgcagtctttcatgatGCCCTTTTATTTGTTGAAAGATTGTGAGATTAAGCAGCCTGTCTTTGGAGCAAATTACATCAAGGGTACAGtgaaagcagaggcaggag GCGGCTGGCAAGGATCCGCCACGTTCAAGATGACCTTTTCAGCTGGGGGCGCCATCGAGTTTGGGCAGCGCATGCTGCAGGTGGCATCGCAAG TCTCCAGAGGTGAAATACCCAGTGGAGCTTACGGCTATTCCTATGTGCCAAATGGATCCTATGGTTTCGCACCAGCTGTGGCTAACGGGGCCTATGCAtacccaccacctcctcctg AGTTTTATCCTGGCCCTCCTGTGGTGGATGGAAACATGGGTTACATGCAGCTTCCACCCCCGCCGTACCCAGGGCCCATGGAACCCCCGGTCACTGGGCCAGACCAGCCTACCACTTCTGCAG CTGAAGCGAAGGCTGCCGAAGCCGCTGCCAGTGCTTACTACAGCCCCGTCAACCAACACAACGTCTACATGCCCGCA GACCAGCCACCCCCTCCTCCATACTTCCCACCAgaggacaagaaaaaacaataa